The following are from one region of the Candidatus Cloacimonadota bacterium genome:
- a CDS encoding choice-of-anchor D domain-containing protein: protein NLLQAASAQEKSIAGSTLTLDTSSYLPGTTVDWTFTATNASTDVEWLRDVIISFPAGVTVNSATNFVGGSGGDMTPDVTSGNGVTITWHGETSYGYGVIKGGESASATVNVTIGASFGGNLTLPWTLNGDIYGSEPHTLSGSNVLTQDSPPISWLSVQPLSGSIAAGQSQTITAYFSAVGMAVGTYEAMLTIHSNDPVNPTLDVSATMDVWDVSLAPEIVVSPLALDFGGVEVGTTSVLQFTVQNTGNAHLMGTISTPSGYSVSQAGAKGFVADAQSSASLAVKQAPGARYAQAEVRNTLTLSVPAGETVTYNLTFAPTAAQTYPGNVVISSNDEDEPTVNIALTGSGYLNLAAPQVTVQKSSGGVTVSWEPVTNANCYHIYRATDPYGDYGTQPFATVLAPQTSWEDTEVLPMAFYKVVAAFEDLPAK from the coding sequence AACCTGCTGCAAGCGGCTTCCGCTCAGGAGAAGAGCATCGCGGGCAGCACCCTCACCCTGGACACCAGCAGCTACCTGCCCGGCACCACGGTGGACTGGACCTTCACCGCCACCAACGCCAGCACGGACGTAGAGTGGCTCAGAGACGTGATCATCAGCTTCCCCGCCGGGGTCACCGTGAACAGCGCCACCAACTTCGTGGGCGGCAGCGGCGGCGACATGACCCCGGATGTGACCAGCGGCAACGGTGTGACCATCACCTGGCACGGTGAAACCTCCTACGGCTACGGTGTGATCAAAGGAGGCGAATCCGCTTCCGCCACGGTCAACGTGACCATCGGCGCAAGCTTCGGCGGCAACCTAACCCTGCCCTGGACCCTGAACGGTGATATCTACGGTTCCGAGCCTCACACCCTCTCCGGTTCCAATGTTCTGACCCAGGATTCCCCTCCCATTTCCTGGCTGAGCGTACAGCCTCTCAGTGGCAGTATCGCCGCGGGACAGAGCCAGACCATCACCGCCTACTTCTCAGCCGTCGGCATGGCAGTGGGCACCTATGAAGCGATGCTCACCATCCATTCCAACGATCCCGTCAATCCCACCCTGGACGTGAGCGCCACCATGGATGTCTGGGACGTAAGCCTGGCCCCCGAAATTGTGGTTTCGCCTCTGGCCCTGGATTTCGGCGGGGTTGAAGTCGGCACAACCAGTGTGCTGCAATTCACTGTGCAAAACACCGGCAACGCCCATTTGATGGGAACCATCAGCACTCCCTCCGGCTACAGCGTATCCCAGGCAGGAGCCAAAGGATTTGTGGCTGATGCCCAAAGTTCCGCCTCCCTTGCAGTCAAGCAAGCTCCCGGAGCCAGGTATGCCCAGGCTGAAGTTCGCAACACCCTCACCCTCAGCGTACCAGCTGGCGAAACCGTCACCTACAATCTGACCTTTGCCCCCACCGCCGCGCAAACCTATCCTGGCAACGTTGTCATCAGCAGCAATGACGAGGATGAGCCTACAGTGAACATCGCCCTGACTGGTAGCGGCTACCTCAATTTGGCTGCGCCTCAGGTGACGGTGCAAAAAAGCTCCGGCGGCGTGACCGTCTCTTGGGAGCCTGTGACCAACGCCAACTGCTATCACATCTACCGCGCCACAGATCCCTATGGTGATTACGGCACTCAGCCCTTCGCCACGGTCCTGGCCCCACAAACCAGTTGGGAAGACACGGAAGTTCTGCCCATGGCCTTCTACAAGGTTGTGGCGGCCTTTGAGGACCTTCCCGCCAAATAA